The Arachis ipaensis cultivar K30076 chromosome B07, Araip1.1, whole genome shotgun sequence genome includes a window with the following:
- the LOC107609373 gene encoding fasciclin-like arabinogalactan protein 7 — protein sequence MEFSMFFILSNTLLLLSSSAFGKTVSPPAPTPTPTPAPAPAPDYVNLTELLTVAGPFHTFLNYLESTKVLDTFQNQANNTEEGITIFVPKDSNFASKKKTLSNLTQEQLKQVILFHALPHFYSLAEFKNLSETSTPTFAGGDYTLNFTDDSGTVLINSGWAKTKVTSAVHATDPVAVYEVDKVLLPEAIFGTDIPPTPAPAPAPAVAPAADSPTEHSADSKASSPSSSQPDGSSAAKTIISHGGSLVLATFGVVMMLL from the coding sequence ATGGAATTTTCCATGTTTTTCATTCTAAGCAATACCCTGCTGCTGCTGAGTTCTTCAGCATTTGGCAAAACAGTTAGCCCTCCAGCTCCGACCCCGACCCCAACTCCGGCGCCGGCCCCAGCACCAGACTATGTGAACCTGACAGAGCTTCTAACCGTTGCGGGTCCATTCCACACATTCCTCAACTACCTTGAATCCACCAAAGTGCTTGACACATTCCAAAACCAAGCCAACAACACTGAAGAAGGAATCACAATCTTTGTCCCAAAAGACAGCAACTTCGCATCAAAGAAGAAGACCCTATCAAACCTCACACAAGAGCAGTTGAAGCAAGTGATCCTCTTCCATGCACTGCCACATTTCTACTCTCTTGCTGAGTTCAAGAACCTTAGCGAAACCTCAACTCCCACATTTGCAGGTGGAGATTACACATTGAACTTCACGGATGACTCTGGAACCGTTCTCATCAATTCAGGTTGGGCAAAGACAAAGGTAACAAGTGCTGTTCATGCCACAGATCCTGTTGCAGTATACGAAGTTGACAAGGTGCTTCTTCCTGAGGCCATCTTTGGAACTGATATTCCCCCTACTCCTGCACCTGCACCAGCCCCAGCTGTTGCACCGGCAGCAGATTCGCCAACTGAACACAGTGCTGATAGCAAAGCTTCATCTCCATCATCATCTCAGCCTGATGGATCCTCTGCTGCCAAGACCATCATCAGCCATGGGGGCTCCCTTGTCCTTGCCACTTTTGGTGTGGTGATGATGCTCTTGTAA
- the LOC107609222 gene encoding fimbrin-5, with the protein MSSYVGVVVSDQELQSHFTQVELRSLKSKFVSARTQSGRVTVGDLPSIFKGLKAFNELFDENEIKAILAESHDNMDQEIDFEGFLRAHMNLHARATAKEGGPKSSSSFLKAATTTVHHAINESERASYVQHINGYLAEDKFLKQFLPIDPASDQLFDLAKDGVLLCKLINVAVPGTIDERAINTKKVLNPWERNENHTLALNSAKAIGCTVVNIGTQDLVEGRPHLVLGLISQIIKIQMLADLNLKKTPQLLELLEDDKDVEELISLPPEKVLLKWMNFHLKKAGYEKQVTNFSSDVKDGEAYACLLNALAPELAGPAIAANDPTERAKVILEQAEKLDCKTYLTPKDIVEGSPNLNLAFVAQIFQHRNGLNADTTKTSYAEMMTDDDQTSREERCFRMWINSLGIATHVNNLFEDIRNGWVLLEVLDKVSPGSVNWKQATKPPIQMPFRKVENCNQVIKIGKELNFSLVNVAGNDIVQGNKKLLLAFLWQLMRFTMLQLLKNLRSHSQGKEITDADILNWANNKVKKAKRTSQMDSFKDKNLSNGIFFLDLLTAVEPRVVNWSLVTKGETDEDKKMNATYIISVARKLGCSIYLLPEDIIEVNQKMILILTASIMYWSLQKHYETITPEATSPEAGENQTNTDLANEVSDLAIDDNTAS; encoded by the exons ATGTCTAGCTACGTCGGTGTCGTTGTTTCTGACCAGGAGCTTCAGAGCCATTTCACACAAGTCGAACTCAGATCCCTCAAATCCAAG TTTGTATCAGCAAGGACTCAATCAGGACGTGTTACCGTTGGAGATTTGCCATCTATTTTTAAAGGTTTAAAGGCTTTCAATGAATTGTTCGACGAAAATGAGATTAAGGCTATCTTGGCAGAGTCACATGACAACATGGaccaagaaattgattttgagggCTTCCTTAGG GCACATATGAACTTGCATGCCCGAGCAACTGCAAAAGAGGGTGGTCCGAAAAGTTCTTCTTCATTTTTGAAGGCAGCTACAACAACTGTTCATCATGCCATTAATGAATCTGAGAGAGCTTCGTATGTGCAACATATTAATGGCTACTTGGCTGAAGACAAATTTCTGAAGCAGTTTCTTCCAATTGATCCAGCATCAGATCAGTTGTTTGATCTTGCAAAAGATGGAGTGCTTCTCTG CAAGCTTATAAATGTTGCCGTCCCTGGGACCATTGATGAACGAGCCATTAACACAAAAAAGGTTCTCAATCCATGGGAGAGAAATGAGAACCACACCCTTGCCCTCAATTCAGCAAAGGCTATTGGATGCACAGTGGTTAATATTGGTACCCAAGATTTAGTAGAAGGAAGA CCACATCTGGTACTTGGTCTGATTTCACAAATAATTAAG ATTCAAATGTTGGCTGATCTCAATCTCAAGAAAACTCCTCAACTTCTGGAATTATTGGAAGATGACAAG GATGTGGAGGAACTTATCAGCTTACCACCTGAAAAGGTTTTATTGAAATGGATGAATTTCCACTTGAAAAAAGCTGGATATGAGAAACAGGTTACTAACTTCTCTTCTGATGTAAAG GATGGTGAGGCTTATGCTTGTTTGCTTAATGCTCTTGCCCCGGAATTGGCAGGCCCTGCTATTGCTGCAAATGATCCAACAGAAAGGGCTAAAGTCATTCTTGAGCAGGCAGAGAAATTAGATTGCAAGACGTACCTCACTCCAAAAGACATAGTGGAGGGGTCACCTAATCTGAATCTTGCATTTGTTGCTCAGATATTCCAGCATAG gaatggtcttaaTGCTGACACCACGAAAACGTCCTATGCTGAGATGATGACTGATGATGATCAGACATCTCGGGAAGAAAGATGCTTCAGAATGTGGATTAACAGTCTTGGAATTGCTACTCATGTCAATAATCTATTTGAGGATATCAGAAATGG ATGGGTTTTACTAGAAGTTCTGGATAAGGTTTCACCTGGGTCTGTCAATTGGAAGCAGGCAACGAAGCCTCCTATACAGATGCCATTTCGAAAAGTTGAGAACTGCAATCAAGTTATAAAGATTGGGAAGGAGCTGAACTTTTCTTTAGTGAATGTTGCTGGCAATGATATTGTGCAGGGGAATAAGAAGCTCTTACTAG CCTTTTTGTGGCAGCTGATGAGGTTTACCATGCTTCAACTTCTGAAAAATTTGAGATCGCACTCCCAAGGTAAAGAGATTACCGATGCTGATATTCTGAACTGGGCAAACAATAAAGTGAAAAAGGCAAAAAGAACTTCACAAATGGACAGTTTCAAG GATAAAAATCTTTCCAATGGTATCTTCTTCCTTGATCTTCTCACTGCTGTGGAGCCAAGGGTGGTCAACTGGAGTCTTGTTACTAAAGGGGAGACTG ATGAAGATAAGAAGATGAATGCAACATATATAATCAGTGTTGCCCGAAAACTTGGGTGTTCCATTTACCTGTTACCTGAAGACATAATAGAG GTCAACCAGAAGATGATACTAATTTTAACTGCTAGCATCATGTATTGGAGCCTGCAGAAACATTATGAAACTATCACCCCAGAGGCTACTTCACCTGAAGCTGGAGAAAACCAGACAAACACAGATTTAGCTAATGAGGTGTCCGATTTAGCCATTGATGATAATACAGCTTCATAA
- the LOC107609175 gene encoding TBC1 domain family member 2A, whose amino-acid sequence MYGAKGKIDLAFEYQSQVAVLRPSIHSRRANLTVKFQDLYGFTVEGNVDDVNVMNEVREKVRQQGRVWWALEASKGANWYLHTVIGQGNALKSSLTFSALANALTLKKIIRKGIPPVLRPKVWFSLSGAAKKKSTVPDSYYDDLTKAVEGKVTPATRQIDHDLPRTFPGHPWLDTPEGHAALRRVLVVYSFRDSDVGYCQGLNYVAALLLLVMKTEEEAFWMLAVLLENVLVSDCYTNNLSGCHVEQRVFKDLLTKKCPRIASHLESLEFDVSLVTTEWFLCLFSKSLPSETTLRVWDVIFYEGAQVMFNVALAIFKMKEDELLLTHHVGEVINILQRTTHHLFDPDDLLTVAFDKIGSMTTNTISKQRKKQEPEVMKELDERIRRLESFKMEDK is encoded by the exons atgtATGGAGCAAAAGGCAAAATAGACCTTGCCTTTGAATACCAATCTCAAGTTGCAGTTTTGAGGCCAAGCATCCATTCAAGGAGGGCAAATCTGACTGTGAAATTCCAAGACCTTTATGGGTTCACAGTGGAAGGGAATGTGGATGATGTGAATGTGATGAATGAGGTGAGGGAGAAGGTGAGGCAGCAGGGTAGGGTATGGTGGGCATTGGAAGCCAGCAAAGGGGCAAATTGGTATCTTCACACCGTCATAGGACAAGGGAATGCTCTCAAATCTTCGTTGACATTCTCAGCTCTGGCCAATGCCCTCACTCTGAAGAAGATCATTAGGAAGGGGATACCCCCAGTTCTTAGGCCTAAGGTTTGGTTTTCATTGTCTGGTGCTGCAAAGAAAAAATCCACTGTGCCTGATAGCTATTATGATGATCTCACCAAGGCAGTTGAGGGCAAAGTTACCCCAGCTACCAGACAGATTGATCAT GATCTGCCACGGACCTTTCCTGGCCATCCATGGTTGGACACTCCCGAGGGACATGCTGCTCTTAGACGTGTTCTTGTTGTTTATTCTTTCCGCGATTCTGATGTTGGATATTGTCAG GGATTAAATTACGTTGCAGCACTGTTGTTGCTTGTAATGAAGACAGAAGAAGAAGCATTTTGGATGCttgctgttttgttagaaaatgtCCTGGTTAGTGATTGTTACACAAACAACTTATCAGGATGCCATGTTGAACAGAGAGTTTTTAAAGATTTACTCACTAAAAAGTGCCCAAG GATAGCATCTCATTTGGaatctttggaatttgatgtttcCCTTGTGACCACTGAGTGGTTCCTTTGCCTCTTTTCAAAGAGCCTACCTTCTGAG ACGACTCTCCGAGTGTGGGACGTTATCTTCTATGAAGGGGCTCAGGTTATGTTTAATGTCGCCTTAGCAATATTTAAG ATGAAGGAAGATGAGTTACTTCTAACCCATCATGTTGGCGAAGTAATCAATATTCTGCAAAGGACTACTCATCACCTATTTGATCCAGACGATTTGCTAACC GTGGCATTTGACAAGATAGGTTCCATGACAACCAATACGATATCAAAGCAAAGGAAGAAGCAAGAACCCGAAGTGATGAAGGAGCTTGATGAAAGAATCAGACGGTTAGAGTCGTTTAAAATGGAGGATAAATAG